From Dethiosulfovibrio faecalis, one genomic window encodes:
- the otsB gene encoding trehalose-phosphatase — MDITRNCLVMTDYDGTLAPFVSDRGKALPWPGVAKTLEALPCPVVVITGRDPEEVRNLLSIQRPIDIYGEHGSVHLSSNGERRTLISPDSGTLDTLERLTKGLPAEVVEKKTTAIAIHLRNIDEKSRNKAMEVVSLWKKALPIDRWTIDRFDGGFEAKQRGNNKGNAVASILNRFPHRPACYLGDDKTDEDAFRSLSGRGLSILVSDIEKDTEAAIRLHPPEEVLAFFKTLEKKLKGYRR, encoded by the coding sequence ATGGATATAACCCGAAATTGCCTGGTGATGACCGATTACGACGGCACCCTAGCCCCTTTCGTATCCGACAGAGGCAAGGCACTGCCCTGGCCGGGAGTGGCGAAGACCCTGGAGGCCCTTCCCTGTCCGGTAGTCGTAATCACCGGAAGAGATCCCGAAGAGGTGAGGAATCTTCTCTCCATACAACGTCCTATAGACATATACGGAGAGCACGGATCCGTCCATCTCTCCTCAAACGGAGAGAGACGGACCTTGATATCCCCGGACTCGGGAACCCTGGACACGCTGGAGAGGCTGACGAAGGGGCTACCAGCGGAAGTCGTGGAGAAAAAGACCACGGCCATCGCCATCCACCTGCGAAATATCGACGAAAAATCGCGGAATAAAGCCATGGAAGTGGTCTCCCTGTGGAAAAAGGCTCTCCCCATCGATCGCTGGACCATAGACCGTTTCGACGGAGGTTTCGAAGCCAAGCAGAGAGGAAATAATAAGGGAAACGCCGTCGCATCGATACTGAACAGATTTCCCCACAGACCGGCATGCTACCTGGGAGACGATAAAACCGACGAGGACGCTTTCCGCTCCCTATCGGGGAGAGGACTTTCCATACTGGTCTCAGACATAGAAAAAGACACAGAAGCGGCTATCCGCCTCCACCCGCCGGAGGAAGTCCTGGCCTTTTTCAAGACTCTGGAGAAAAAGCTCAAAGGTTACAGGAGGTGA